One genomic window of Devosia salina includes the following:
- the map gene encoding type I methionyl aminopeptidase: MITYVDAATKPRRTPGVIPLHGAEGFEGMRRAGALTAKALDILTEYVEPGVPTSTIDRVAYEFARDHGAVPATIFYKGYRHSVCTSINHVVCHGIPDERPLREGDIVNVDLTLVLDGWHGDSSRMYPVGEISRKAERLIEVTYESLEAGIEAAKPGNTTGDIGAAIQAVAEGERMSVVRDFVGHGLGRLFHDEPNILHFGTPGTGVPLKPGMIFTIEPMINLGRPHVKILSDGWTAVTRDRTLSAQCEHSIGITETGNEVFTLSPAGLFNPLARRIA; the protein is encoded by the coding sequence ATGATTACCTATGTCGACGCCGCCACCAAACCCCGCCGGACCCCTGGCGTTATTCCGCTGCATGGCGCGGAAGGCTTCGAGGGCATGCGCCGCGCCGGTGCGCTGACGGCCAAGGCGCTGGACATACTGACCGAATATGTCGAGCCGGGCGTTCCCACCTCGACCATTGACCGTGTCGCCTACGAGTTTGCCCGCGACCACGGAGCCGTACCAGCAACGATCTTCTACAAGGGCTATCGGCATTCGGTCTGCACCTCGATCAACCATGTGGTCTGCCACGGCATTCCCGACGAGCGGCCATTGCGCGAAGGTGACATCGTCAACGTCGATCTCACCCTGGTGCTTGACGGCTGGCATGGCGATTCGAGCCGCATGTACCCCGTCGGCGAGATTTCGCGGAAGGCTGAACGGCTGATCGAAGTCACCTATGAAAGCCTCGAAGCAGGCATTGAAGCGGCCAAACCCGGCAATACGACCGGCGACATCGGCGCGGCGATCCAGGCCGTCGCGGAAGGCGAGCGCATGAGCGTCGTGCGCGACTTTGTCGGCCATGGCTTGGGGCGGCTCTTCCACGATGAACCCAATATCCTGCACTTCGGCACCCCGGGTACCGGTGTTCCGCTCAAGCCGGGCATGATCTTCACCATTGAGCCGATGATCAATCTGGGGCGCCCCCACGTGAAGATCCTCTCCGATGGCTGGACCGCCGTGACCCGCGACCGGACGCTATCGGCCCAGTGCGAGCATTCAATCGGCATTACCGAGACCGGCAACGAGGTGTTCACGCTGTCTCCGGCCGGGCTGTTCAATCCCTTGGCCAGGCGGATCGCCTGA
- a CDS encoding pseudouridine synthase, translated as MPAMPTLKDYFPPMEPYLDVLHVDDDILVVNKQSGLLSVPGKDPSLWDCIEYRARQTWPSAGMCHRLDKDTSGVLVLALNKRAHGRIGSQFEHRKTTKSYIARVSGIIEEDSGLIDLPLATDWLNKPRQKVDHDHGRSAQTEWHVVEREAKATRVRLVPLTGRTHQLRVHMKAIGHVILGDAFYAEGEDFAAADRLQLHAAELGFTHPTTEVFTTFVAPTPF; from the coding sequence ATGCCCGCCATGCCCACTCTCAAAGACTACTTCCCGCCCATGGAGCCCTATCTCGACGTGCTGCACGTCGACGACGATATCCTGGTGGTCAACAAGCAGTCGGGGCTGCTCAGCGTACCGGGCAAGGATCCCAGCCTCTGGGACTGCATCGAATATCGCGCCCGCCAGACCTGGCCGAGCGCCGGCATGTGCCATCGGCTCGACAAGGACACATCGGGCGTTCTGGTGCTCGCCCTCAACAAGCGCGCCCATGGCCGCATCGGCAGCCAGTTCGAACACCGCAAGACGACCAAGAGCTATATTGCCCGCGTCTCCGGCATCATCGAAGAGGACAGCGGCCTTATCGACTTGCCCCTGGCCACCGACTGGCTCAACAAGCCCAGGCAGAAGGTCGACCATGACCACGGCCGCTCCGCGCAGACCGAATGGCATGTCGTCGAACGTGAAGCAAAGGCGACGCGCGTTCGACTTGTCCCCCTCACTGGCCGCACCCATCAGCTCAGGGTTCACATGAAAGCCATCGGCCATGTGATTCTGGGCGATGCATTTTATGCCGAAGGCGAGGACTTTGCTGCTGCCGACCGGTTGCAACTGCACGCCGCCGAACTGGGCTTCACCCACCCCACAACGGAAGTGTTCACCACTTTCGTGGCACCAACGCCCTTCTGA
- a CDS encoding YciI family protein — protein MLMSKHKLLLIKVETSDMRYFMSIIPPLDLKPEQVPQGLMDAMGPWMERCLADGTLISTGGLKPASEGIRLNGRTGGLAITDGPFAEAKEVIGGYAVLEVPDLEAATALAGEFLQMHIDHGLSDIVLEVREIAGGANY, from the coding sequence ATGCTCATGAGCAAGCATAAGCTGCTGCTGATCAAAGTGGAGACATCGGACATGCGATATTTCATGAGTATCATCCCGCCCTTAGACCTTAAGCCGGAACAGGTCCCGCAAGGACTGATGGACGCCATGGGACCCTGGATGGAAAGATGTCTCGCCGATGGCACGCTGATCTCGACCGGCGGCCTCAAGCCCGCCAGCGAAGGTATACGCCTGAACGGCCGAACCGGGGGCCTCGCGATTACAGACGGCCCCTTCGCGGAAGCCAAGGAAGTGATCGGCGGCTATGCAGTCCTCGAGGTCCCCGACCTTGAGGCCGCCACGGCCCTCGCGGGAGAATTCCTGCAAATGCATATCGACCATGGCCTCTCCGACATCGTGCTGGAGGTGCGCGAAATCGCCGGCGGCGCCAACTACTAG
- a CDS encoding CHAD domain-containing protein translates to MAYAFIHSDNVADQVRAVADEQIDKVLRSIVGSADFDETVHTLRKASKKLRALLRLVRPHFAAFRDENDAIKAIAERFSTARDAAVMVTTLDTIIERAGDGMEADETASCAEIREKLRARAGHLRQQMGEEVLLASAREDFEALKARVGGWHFESKGEALVLAGLERTYRKSRKCMDDVFTDPTALRLHDWRKAAKAHWYHVRLLQRGAPAVLDGLVMRLEELGGLLGDHHNLAVLEDWLRSGTAATDLSQDLLLRLIGERQAELAGSAFALGRQLFVERPGALARRFERYWRLLD, encoded by the coding sequence ATGGCTTATGCCTTCATACACTCGGACAATGTTGCCGATCAGGTGCGAGCCGTGGCCGATGAGCAGATCGACAAGGTTCTCAGAAGCATCGTGGGCAGCGCCGACTTCGATGAAACGGTCCACACATTGCGCAAGGCGAGCAAGAAACTGCGGGCGCTTCTGAGGCTGGTGCGGCCGCATTTTGCTGCTTTTCGCGATGAAAACGACGCCATAAAAGCGATTGCCGAGCGTTTTTCGACAGCCCGGGATGCCGCAGTGATGGTGACAACGCTAGACACCATCATCGAGCGCGCCGGAGATGGCATGGAGGCGGATGAGACAGCTTCGTGTGCCGAAATACGGGAGAAATTGAGGGCTCGGGCAGGGCATCTTCGTCAGCAAATGGGCGAAGAGGTGCTTCTGGCATCAGCGCGTGAGGATTTTGAGGCCCTCAAGGCGCGCGTAGGAGGCTGGCACTTTGAGAGCAAGGGCGAGGCACTCGTCCTGGCGGGGCTAGAACGAACCTATCGCAAGTCCCGCAAGTGCATGGACGACGTCTTCACCGACCCCACTGCGCTCCGCCTGCATGACTGGCGCAAGGCGGCAAAGGCCCACTGGTACCACGTGCGACTGCTGCAACGCGGTGCGCCCGCCGTGCTTGACGGGTTGGTGATGCGGCTGGAAGAACTGGGCGGTCTACTTGGCGATCACCACAATCTGGCCGTTCTGGAGGACTGGCTGCGCTCGGGAACGGCCGCCACGGACCTGTCACAGGACCTGCTGCTCCGCTTGATCGGGGAACGGCAGGCGGAGTTGGCGGGCAGCGCATTTGCACTTGGGCGTCAGCTGTTTGTTGAACGGCCGGGAGCACTGGCCCGGCGATTTGAGCGCTACTGGCGTTTGCTGGATTAA
- a CDS encoding chemotaxis protein CheW: MTAHAIDLDEFETPPGAGMETRQYITFSCAGQIFGVDIMSMREIRNWSPVTPLPAQKPDVLGIIEIRGRVIPVHDLALRIGCSVERRTGREGQVILVLFINGRDMGLLVDSVCDIIEISAEDMLPVPKIEGSAARFLAGIARQGDNLVAILDQETVRAHAVDFASDKDEPVDAKAPAIDADAEFVFVDEL; encoded by the coding sequence ATGACGGCCCATGCGATCGACCTCGACGAATTCGAGACCCCGCCCGGCGCCGGAATGGAGACGCGGCAATACATCACCTTCTCCTGCGCCGGTCAGATTTTCGGCGTCGACATCATGTCCATGCGCGAAATCCGCAACTGGAGCCCGGTAACCCCCCTGCCCGCGCAAAAGCCGGACGTGCTGGGCATCATCGAAATCCGCGGCCGGGTGATCCCGGTCCACGACCTGGCCCTGCGTATCGGCTGTTCCGTCGAGCGTCGCACCGGCCGGGAGGGCCAGGTGATCCTGGTTCTTTTCATCAACGGCCGCGACATGGGTCTGCTGGTCGATAGCGTATGCGACATCATCGAGATCAGTGCCGAGGACATGCTGCCGGTGCCAAAGATCGAGGGATCCGCCGCCAGGTTCCTCGCCGGCATTGCCCGCCAAGGCGACAACCTGGTGGCGATTCTCGACCAGGAAACCGTGCGGGCGCACGCGGTAGATTTCGCAAGTGACAAGGACGAACCAGTCGATGCGAAAGCGCCGGCGATCGACGCCGACGCAGAGTTTGTGTTTGTGGACGAGCTCTAG
- a CDS encoding competence/damage-inducible protein A yields the protein MTQQETRVTAGMIVIGDEILSGRTKDVNIGAVADFCTDLGIDLTEVRVVSDEMDAIVEAVNALRSRYTYVFTSGGIGPTHDDITADAIAKAFGVALPINAQARAMLESRWKQTGTEVNEARLRMARIPEGADLIVNSVSAAPGFRIGNVHVMAGVPVIMRAMLEALAPTLKGGKKVSSITIRAAVGEGTVGGPLGALQAEFPDVKMGSYPQMGKDRVMTELVLRASDEDRLAEAAEKVRAMVAAAHQKAGVAPPDAE from the coding sequence ATGACCCAGCAAGAGACCCGCGTAACCGCCGGCATGATCGTCATCGGCGATGAAATCCTGTCCGGCCGCACCAAGGACGTCAATATCGGCGCCGTGGCTGATTTCTGTACCGATCTGGGGATCGACCTGACCGAAGTGCGCGTCGTCTCGGACGAGATGGATGCGATTGTCGAGGCGGTCAACGCGTTGCGGTCCCGCTACACCTATGTCTTCACTTCGGGCGGTATCGGCCCCACCCATGACGACATCACCGCCGACGCCATTGCCAAGGCCTTTGGAGTGGCCTTGCCGATCAATGCGCAAGCCCGGGCTATGCTGGAAAGCCGCTGGAAGCAGACTGGCACCGAGGTGAACGAGGCCCGGCTGCGCATGGCGCGCATTCCGGAAGGGGCCGATCTCATCGTCAATTCCGTGTCTGCCGCACCGGGTTTCCGCATCGGCAACGTGCATGTCATGGCGGGCGTGCCGGTGATCATGCGGGCCATGCTCGAAGCACTTGCGCCCACGCTCAAGGGTGGCAAGAAGGTTTCGTCCATCACCATCAGGGCGGCGGTAGGTGAAGGCACGGTCGGCGGTCCACTGGGAGCCCTGCAGGCCGAGTTTCCGGATGTGAAGATGGGCTCGTATCCGCAGATGGGCAAGGATCGGGTGATGACCGAGCTGGTGCTGCGTGCATCGGACGAGGACCGGCTGGCCGAGGCGGCCGAAAAGGTCCGCGCCATGGTAGCCGCTGCCCATCAAAAGGCCGGCGTGGCGCCGCCTGACGCGGAATGA
- a CDS encoding cytochrome c biogenesis CcdA family protein, producing MEFSLPLVIGAGVLSFLSPCVLPLVPPYLTYMSGASYDQLRAEVTSGSAGRLTARVALTSLFFILGFSVVFIALGATATAFGQAFRQLLPILTPVAGVVIIAMGLHFLGIFRIGILDRQLRHNGPGAASGPLGGFLLGLAFAVGWTPCIGPVLAAILSVAASRDTAWEGASLLGLYSLGLGIPFFLAGIAIGPFLTFFNGFKKHLGTVEKVMGGLLVLTGVLFLTGNFTRISYWFLETFPVLANFG from the coding sequence ATGGAGTTCTCCCTGCCGCTGGTTATCGGTGCGGGCGTCCTGAGCTTTCTCAGTCCCTGCGTGCTGCCGCTGGTGCCGCCATATCTGACCTATATGAGCGGGGCGAGCTACGATCAGTTGCGCGCCGAGGTAACTTCCGGCTCCGCCGGGCGGCTGACCGCGCGGGTGGCGCTCACCTCCCTCTTTTTCATCCTGGGCTTTTCCGTCGTCTTTATCGCCTTGGGGGCCACCGCCACGGCCTTCGGCCAGGCCTTCCGACAGCTCCTGCCCATCCTTACGCCCGTCGCCGGCGTGGTCATCATCGCCATGGGTCTGCATTTCCTTGGCATCTTTCGCATTGGTATTCTCGACCGGCAGCTGCGCCACAACGGCCCGGGTGCCGCATCGGGCCCCCTAGGCGGATTCCTCCTGGGCCTGGCCTTTGCCGTCGGCTGGACGCCCTGCATCGGCCCGGTCCTGGCGGCGATCCTGTCGGTCGCGGCAAGCCGCGACACCGCGTGGGAAGGCGCGTCGCTGCTTGGGCTCTATTCGCTGGGCCTGGGCATTCCGTTCTTCCTTGCCGGCATTGCCATCGGTCCCTTCCTCACCTTCTTCAATGGCTTCAAGAAGCATTTGGGCACGGTCGAGAAGGTCATGGGTGGCCTCCTGGTGCTGACCGGAGTGCTGTTCCTCACTGGCAATTTCACCCGTATATCTTACTGGTTTCTCGAGACCTTTCCGGTCCTGGCCAATTTCGGATAA
- a CDS encoding GNAT family N-acetyltransferase, which translates to MATLVAAHGQFSVSVTHRIEEVETIWRRFTAGGIQSPGQSYDFIRLWVSDRAIPLDEQHYVVGSVNGEPVVLLPLHRKRVHGARLFTWFPGPHAGCYAPVADNECLASLGPEGRAELWEAMAGALTGADLIYLRSVPETVDDHEGLFEELGSNLAIETLYRAQFTSWDQCDKEQRGRSRRKHDRQQGDRLAALGAVSFEEIADPAEAHKAVDIMFAQRSARFKAQGIRDGFVADNLIGFYHNALSPDSGIDVRLHVLRLDGAIVAVRYNVVHGDRMFCLISSMSDCSRIQSGSPGKQCLLHVMQTVFDQGISVFDMGSGLTDEKRHWCNVQVPLRQHYIPLTRLGDLVIGSHRSFQRLRAWAKSNTTIKSLLRSGVILCGRLFGGRCSDRF; encoded by the coding sequence ATGGCGACGCTAGTGGCCGCGCACGGACAGTTCTCGGTCTCGGTCACGCACCGGATCGAGGAAGTGGAGACCATCTGGCGCCGCTTCACCGCAGGCGGCATCCAGTCGCCGGGCCAAAGTTACGACTTCATCCGCCTGTGGGTGAGCGACCGCGCAATCCCGCTCGACGAGCAGCACTATGTGGTCGGCTCCGTCAACGGCGAACCGGTGGTGCTGCTGCCGCTGCACCGCAAGCGCGTGCATGGAGCACGTCTGTTCACCTGGTTCCCCGGGCCACATGCAGGCTGCTATGCCCCGGTTGCCGACAATGAATGCCTGGCATCGCTGGGGCCGGAGGGCAGGGCAGAACTCTGGGAAGCCATGGCCGGTGCGTTGACCGGTGCCGACCTGATCTACCTGCGATCCGTGCCTGAGACTGTCGATGACCATGAAGGACTCTTCGAGGAACTGGGCAGCAACCTTGCCATCGAAACGCTTTATCGGGCCCAGTTCACCTCCTGGGATCAGTGCGACAAAGAGCAGCGCGGCCGCTCACGCCGCAAGCATGACCGGCAGCAGGGGGATCGCCTCGCTGCGCTGGGCGCGGTGAGTTTCGAGGAAATCGCCGACCCAGCGGAGGCCCACAAAGCCGTTGACATCATGTTCGCCCAGCGTTCCGCCCGCTTCAAGGCGCAGGGCATTCGCGACGGGTTCGTAGCCGACAATCTCATCGGTTTCTATCACAATGCTCTTTCGCCCGACTCGGGCATCGATGTGCGCTTGCACGTCCTGCGCCTCGATGGAGCCATCGTGGCGGTGCGCTACAATGTCGTGCATGGCGACCGCATGTTCTGCCTCATCTCCTCGATGAGTGATTGCAGCCGCATCCAGTCCGGTTCGCCCGGCAAGCAGTGCCTTCTGCATGTGATGCAAACGGTCTTCGACCAAGGCATCTCAGTGTTCGACATGGGCTCGGGGCTGACCGACGAGAAGCGCCACTGGTGCAATGTGCAGGTGCCGCTGCGCCAGCACTACATCCCCCTGACGCGCCTAGGCGACCTGGTGATCGGAAGCCATCGCAGCTTTCAGCGCCTTCGGGCCTGGGCCAAGTCCAACACGACGATCAAGTCACTGCTGCGCTCGGGCGTGATCCTGTGCGGGCGCTTGTTTGGCGGACGCTGTTCGGATCGGTTTTAG
- a CDS encoding methylated-DNA--[protein]-cysteine S-methyltransferase yields the protein MEIALFDTALGRFGLGWTERGLARALLPGDDDAAMLERLTRAGGTQAEPSRAIAALMDRIEDYAEGEAIDFSDVSIDLSGVPDFHRRAYELLLEVRWGQTITYGALARRLGDVGLSRAVGQAMGANPIPLIIPCHRVLASDGKPGGFSAPGGGASKLKMLALEGVSVGAPAGQMSFGF from the coding sequence ATGGAGATCGCGCTGTTCGATACCGCATTGGGACGCTTCGGGCTCGGCTGGACCGAAAGAGGTCTGGCGCGTGCACTACTTCCTGGTGACGACGATGCTGCAATGCTGGAGCGGCTGACCCGGGCGGGAGGGACGCAGGCCGAGCCGAGCCGGGCCATCGCCGCGCTCATGGACCGGATTGAGGATTACGCCGAGGGCGAAGCAATCGATTTCTCCGATGTCTCCATCGATCTGTCGGGCGTCCCGGATTTTCATCGAAGGGCGTACGAACTGTTGCTCGAGGTGCGCTGGGGGCAGACCATCACTTATGGTGCCTTGGCCCGTCGGTTGGGCGATGTCGGTCTTTCGCGGGCTGTCGGTCAGGCCATGGGCGCCAACCCGATCCCGCTGATCATTCCCTGCCACCGGGTGCTGGCCAGCGATGGCAAGCCCGGTGGCTTCTCGGCACCTGGCGGCGGCGCCAGCAAGCTCAAGATGCTGGCATTGGAGGGGGTCAGCGTTGGCGCCCCGGCGGGGCAGATGAGCTTCGGGTTCTAG
- a CDS encoding DMT family transporter, with the protein MPVHNPRLALVLATGGLLCLIAMSAIIHAAADRAALGQLIFWRSAVALPPIIAYLAVRGQLAISIRTKRPGKHLVRGILGCVVMALNFTALAHLSVGVATALSYLTPILAMCAAMVLLKERISALVMLGVIAGFAGVLVMLFPALAGSEVHEGALIGIAAGVGMAATNALSRVQVKDLTRTDPPASIALSFGVLSTLLGAVTVVFGWAPLDNPTLFLLIAAGLLGGMGHVFMMEAVARAPVSLLAGYEYTGIVWAFFFDAVLLGIHLDAWNVAGACVIVVAALLVAIGQGAFRRPISATAGSS; encoded by the coding sequence ATGCCTGTTCACAATCCCCGACTCGCGCTGGTCCTGGCGACGGGAGGACTTTTGTGCCTCATCGCCATGTCGGCAATCATCCATGCCGCGGCAGATCGTGCGGCGCTGGGACAGTTGATTTTCTGGCGCAGCGCCGTCGCCCTGCCACCGATCATTGCTTATCTGGCGGTCCGGGGACAGCTGGCGATCTCGATCCGCACGAAGCGGCCTGGGAAGCATTTGGTCCGCGGCATTCTGGGCTGCGTGGTGATGGCGCTCAACTTCACGGCGCTGGCACATCTGTCGGTGGGCGTGGCAACGGCGCTGAGCTATCTCACGCCGATCCTGGCCATGTGTGCGGCCATGGTGCTGCTCAAGGAACGGATATCGGCCCTCGTCATGCTTGGGGTGATTGCCGGCTTCGCCGGGGTGCTCGTCATGCTGTTCCCGGCTTTGGCTGGCAGCGAGGTCCATGAGGGCGCGCTGATCGGTATCGCGGCCGGCGTCGGCATGGCGGCCACCAATGCGTTGTCGCGGGTTCAAGTGAAGGACCTGACGCGAACGGATCCGCCTGCCAGCATCGCCCTGTCCTTTGGCGTTCTCAGCACCTTGCTTGGAGCGGTCACGGTTGTGTTCGGTTGGGCGCCACTCGATAACCCGACCCTCTTCCTGCTCATTGCAGCGGGGCTGCTTGGCGGGATGGGTCATGTGTTCATGATGGAAGCAGTGGCGCGGGCGCCTGTGTCTTTGCTGGCCGGCTACGAATATACCGGCATTGTCTGGGCATTCTTTTTCGACGCGGTGCTGCTCGGCATTCACCTCGACGCCTGGAACGTGGCCGGGGCGTGCGTCATCGTAGTGGCGGCGCTGCTGGTTGCGATCGGGCAGGGGGCATTCCGTCGACCCATCAGCGCGACCGCGGGCAGTTCGTAG
- a CDS encoding MerR family transcriptional regulator → MRTYTVNQLARLAGVSVRTLHHYDEIGLLKPAFTGENRYRYYGVDELLRLQQILIHRELDIPLAEIGAILDAPGFNRLQTLQKQRERLEEQAKRYAGMVRTIDRTIAHLKGERMMKDAELYAGVVSPEKQAEYEAWLVDRYGEAMEEDIWRSRKAMAEMSNTERAAMMEELRQVEEALAEGLRRGLPPQATALDPMIERHRAWVGSTWGRPCSPEAYAGLAEVYEHPDFRQRYESIEIGFADYLIAAMKAWAARQDGR, encoded by the coding sequence ATGAGAACCTATACCGTCAATCAACTTGCCCGGCTTGCTGGCGTTTCAGTGCGGACCCTGCACCATTATGACGAGATTGGCCTGCTCAAGCCCGCATTCACCGGCGAGAACCGCTATCGCTACTATGGCGTCGACGAACTGCTGCGCCTGCAGCAGATTCTGATCCATCGCGAACTGGACATCCCCCTGGCCGAGATCGGGGCCATTCTCGATGCGCCGGGTTTCAACAGGCTTCAAACGCTGCAGAAGCAGCGGGAGCGTCTGGAGGAGCAGGCGAAGCGCTACGCCGGCATGGTGAGGACGATCGACCGCACGATCGCCCATCTCAAAGGAGAGCGCATGATGAAGGACGCTGAACTCTATGCGGGCGTGGTTTCGCCCGAGAAGCAGGCCGAATACGAGGCCTGGCTGGTCGATCGCTATGGCGAGGCAATGGAAGAGGATATCTGGCGCAGCCGCAAGGCCATGGCGGAGATGTCCAACACCGAGCGTGCTGCGATGATGGAAGAATTGCGCCAGGTCGAGGAGGCCCTCGCAGAAGGCCTTCGCCGAGGCCTGCCGCCCCAGGCGACGGCACTCGATCCGATGATCGAGAGGCATCGTGCCTGGGTCGGATCGACATGGGGCCGTCCATGCTCGCCCGAGGCTTATGCGGGGTTGGCGGAGGTTTATGAACACCCGGACTTCCGGCAGCGCTACGAATCGATAGAGATCGGTTTTGCCGACTATCTCATTGCGGCGATGAAGGCCTGGGCCGCACGGCAGGATGGCCGATAG
- a CDS encoding CYTH domain-containing protein — translation MAIEIERKFLVSGDGWMDESTGSAALRQGYLSTSAKATVRIRIVDDVRAVLTLKGPSAGISRAEFEYDIPLDEGLALLEMARPNVVEKRRHVVPHAGLVWEVDVFEGAHAGLVMAEVELTSVDQTIALPDWVGWEVSHDDRYANASLSRNPGVPPLDPDAA, via the coding sequence ATGGCTATCGAGATTGAGCGCAAGTTCCTGGTGTCTGGAGATGGCTGGATGGACGAGTCGACCGGCAGCGCTGCCCTGCGACAGGGCTATCTCTCCACCAGCGCCAAGGCCACTGTGCGAATACGCATTGTCGATGACGTGCGGGCTGTGTTGACGCTGAAGGGGCCCTCCGCCGGCATCAGTCGCGCCGAGTTCGAATATGACATTCCCTTGGACGAAGGGTTGGCGCTGCTCGAAATGGCGCGACCGAACGTGGTGGAGAAGCGGCGGCATGTCGTGCCCCATGCCGGACTGGTTTGGGAGGTCGACGTGTTCGAAGGGGCGCATGCGGGTCTGGTGATGGCCGAGGTCGAACTGACCTCAGTCGACCAGACCATTGCCTTGCCCGACTGGGTCGGCTGGGAGGTCAGCCACGATGACCGCTATGCCAATGCAAGCCTGTCGCGAAATCCTGGTGTTCCGCCTCTTGACCCTGACGCTGCGTGA
- a CDS encoding RidA family protein, which produces MIERIETGIAPSTAPINDAVRAGKHLWLVAIAEDPASGEIVEGGIEVQARRCIHNLEIALKAAGGSLRNLVMIQIFLVDGADAAGMNAVYREFFTEQPFPVRATVVVKELLAEGLRIEITATAVLD; this is translated from the coding sequence ATGATCGAACGTATCGAAACCGGCATTGCACCGTCCACGGCGCCCATCAATGATGCGGTGCGTGCCGGCAAGCATCTCTGGTTGGTCGCCATTGCCGAGGACCCGGCTAGCGGCGAAATCGTCGAGGGCGGGATCGAAGTGCAGGCCCGACGCTGCATTCACAATCTGGAGATTGCGCTCAAGGCGGCCGGGGGCAGCCTTCGTAACCTCGTCATGATACAGATTTTTCTCGTCGACGGCGCCGACGCAGCCGGGATGAATGCGGTCTATCGCGAGTTCTTCACCGAGCAGCCCTTTCCGGTGCGCGCAACGGTGGTGGTCAAGGAACTGCTCGCCGAGGGCCTCAGGATCGAAATCACGGCCACGGCGGTGTTGGACTGA
- the gpt gene encoding xanthine phosphoribosyltransferase produces MTNPNQKSFPVTWDQFHRDSRALAWRLAGMGTFDAVVAIARGGLVPAAIVARELNIRTVETVAVKSYDHQNQGGIQVLKAISQPVLDLARNGGKILIVDDLVDTGSTARVVREMLPGAHFATVYAKPKGRELVDTFITEVSQDTWIFFPWDLDVAYVAPISGGTD; encoded by the coding sequence GTGACCAACCCCAACCAGAAGTCCTTCCCCGTCACCTGGGACCAGTTTCATCGCGACAGTCGGGCTCTCGCCTGGCGCCTGGCCGGCATGGGCACTTTCGACGCGGTCGTCGCCATTGCCCGCGGGGGTCTCGTGCCCGCGGCCATTGTGGCGCGCGAGCTCAATATCCGCACGGTCGAGACTGTGGCAGTCAAGAGCTATGACCACCAGAACCAGGGCGGTATCCAAGTGCTCAAGGCGATCAGCCAGCCGGTGCTGGACCTTGCCCGGAACGGAGGCAAGATTCTGATCGTCGACGATCTGGTGGACACCGGTTCGACCGCGCGCGTCGTCCGCGAAATGCTCCCCGGCGCCCACTTCGCCACCGTCTATGCCAAGCCCAAGGGGCGCGAACTGGTCGACACCTTCATCACCGAAGTCAGCCAGGACACCTGGATATTCTTTCCCTGGGATCTCGACGTTGCATATGTCGCCCCGATTTCCGGCGGCACTGACTGA
- a CDS encoding JAB domain-containing protein, with protein MEDKVKRAGTVDHTCANPREVIERSLELSATALILVQNHASDDPTPSSADFRMTNRNRRCRQTAFHCPPRPRCRGVRRTASCCAG; from the coding sequence ATGGAGGATAAGGTGAAACGGGCCGGCACAGTGGATCATACATGCGCCAATCCCAGGGAAGTCATAGAACGCTCGCTCGAACTGTCAGCGACAGCCCTGATCCTCGTGCAAAATCATGCATCCGACGATCCGACCCCGTCTTCAGCCGATTTTCGGATGACAAATCGAAATCGCCGATGCCGCCAAACCGCTTTTCATTGTCCCCCACGACCACGTTGTCGTGGGGTACGTCGAACCGCGTCTTGCTGCGCGGGCTAA